In one Pseudodesulfovibrio tunisiensis genomic region, the following are encoded:
- a CDS encoding glycyl radical protein, translating to MLNKENETQAAPKGYGINWDTAESRVKELKDFLMTAPQVMDPERLQFLNEVYEKYQGESVFYIRAKLFERVLTRKNIFLDGNPIVGTLTGVRAGVYAYPEWNVAWIKEEMQMAKMASLGEMKIPAETQELLEKTYKLWKGRTCIDQNNKMFKEKYGINPKPYAKAGMYYENVSVASGSGIADYPLALNKGLRWMINDVKSRFENCPTTLANKEKHDLYRAMLVTLEAVIAHSHRYADLAEKTAAEETDPKAKAELLEIAEICRRVPEYPARNFREAIQSFWFIHLAIEIEQMACATSPGRYGQYMYPFFRKDIEEGNLTREQVLTLLKFQWIKHLELAEYQGNSYALTLSGHTGQSITIGGVDADGNDASTELEELLLETQIQMKNIQPTLTLLYHPKMKDSYLQKVVECIRGGSGQPQILNNNVVVQRNLARFGQYEGGITLEDARNCGNYGCVSTGICGKGSFITQEDQPCLAKIVEVMLNNGKCPVTKKKVGVESGDPREFTSFEEVYEAYKKQLDHLFNISRKHSDLSQMARLQVVPSIFRSAMYDGCIEKGVCEEAGGTRYPQVNPIMTAGIDAANSLYAIKHLVFDTKQLTMDQLLEAISTNFEGHEDIRKMCFEAPKHGNDYPEVEGFIQQYYRDVDAIHHAQGPDCFGYRTPLDAYSLSYHNYFGSLMGALPNGRKAGVALTDGSVSAMPGTDHEGITALIKSGAEAIDTVRYGANHFNVKLNPSVLEGPVGARTLISLIKTYCDFGGSHIQFNCVSSDTLKDAQANPQEYTDLVVRVAGFSAYFTRLDRGVQNEIIKRTEYEN from the coding sequence ATGTTGAACAAGGAAAACGAAACCCAGGCCGCCCCCAAGGGCTACGGCATCAATTGGGATACCGCTGAATCCCGCGTCAAGGAACTCAAGGACTTTCTCATGACCGCCCCGCAGGTCATGGACCCGGAACGCCTTCAGTTTCTGAACGAGGTATATGAAAAATATCAGGGCGAATCCGTCTTCTACATCCGCGCCAAGCTCTTCGAACGGGTGCTGACCAGGAAGAACATCTTCCTCGACGGCAACCCCATCGTGGGCACCCTGACCGGCGTGCGCGCTGGCGTGTATGCCTACCCCGAATGGAACGTCGCGTGGATCAAGGAAGAGATGCAGATGGCCAAGATGGCCTCTCTGGGCGAAATGAAGATTCCCGCCGAAACCCAGGAACTGCTGGAAAAGACCTACAAGCTGTGGAAGGGCCGTACCTGCATCGACCAGAACAACAAGATGTTCAAGGAAAAGTACGGCATCAATCCCAAGCCCTATGCCAAGGCGGGCATGTACTACGAGAACGTCAGCGTAGCCAGCGGCTCCGGCATTGCCGACTACCCTCTGGCTCTGAACAAGGGCCTCCGCTGGATGATCAACGACGTGAAGTCCCGTTTCGAGAACTGCCCCACCACGCTGGCCAACAAGGAAAAGCACGATCTGTACCGCGCCATGCTGGTCACGCTGGAAGCGGTCATCGCCCATTCCCATCGCTATGCCGACCTTGCGGAAAAGACTGCGGCCGAAGAGACCGATCCCAAGGCCAAGGCCGAGCTGCTGGAAATTGCGGAAATCTGCCGCCGCGTGCCCGAATACCCGGCCCGCAACTTCCGTGAAGCGATTCAGTCCTTCTGGTTCATCCATCTTGCCATCGAGATCGAGCAGATGGCCTGCGCCACGTCTCCGGGCCGTTACGGCCAGTACATGTACCCCTTCTTCAGGAAGGACATCGAGGAAGGCAACCTCACCCGCGAACAGGTCCTGACCCTGCTCAAGTTCCAGTGGATCAAGCACCTCGAACTGGCCGAATACCAGGGCAACTCCTACGCCCTGACCCTGTCCGGCCACACCGGCCAGTCCATCACCATCGGCGGTGTGGACGCTGACGGCAACGACGCCAGCACCGAACTGGAAGAGCTGCTCCTCGAAACCCAGATCCAGATGAAGAACATTCAGCCCACGCTGACCCTGCTCTATCATCCCAAGATGAAGGATTCCTACCTCCAGAAGGTCGTGGAGTGCATCCGCGGCGGCTCGGGCCAGCCCCAGATCCTGAACAACAACGTGGTGGTGCAGCGCAACCTCGCCCGCTTCGGCCAGTACGAGGGCGGCATTACGCTGGAAGACGCACGCAACTGCGGCAACTACGGCTGCGTGTCCACCGGCATCTGCGGCAAGGGCAGCTTCATCACTCAGGAAGACCAGCCCTGCCTCGCCAAGATCGTCGAGGTCATGCTCAACAACGGCAAGTGCCCGGTCACCAAGAAGAAGGTCGGCGTGGAATCCGGCGATCCCCGCGAGTTCACGAGCTTCGAGGAAGTCTACGAGGCCTACAAGAAGCAGCTCGACCACCTCTTCAACATCTCCCGCAAGCACTCGGACCTGAGCCAGATGGCCCGCCTTCAGGTGGTTCCGAGCATCTTCCGCTCCGCCATGTACGACGGCTGCATCGAAAAGGGCGTGTGCGAGGAAGCCGGTGGCACCCGCTATCCGCAGGTCAACCCGATCATGACCGCAGGCATTGACGCGGCCAACTCCCTGTATGCCATCAAGCATCTGGTGTTCGACACCAAGCAGTTGACCATGGACCAGCTTCTGGAAGCCATCAGCACCAACTTCGAGGGACACGAGGACATCCGCAAGATGTGCTTCGAAGCTCCCAAGCACGGCAACGACTACCCCGAGGTGGAAGGCTTCATCCAGCAGTACTACAGGGACGTCGACGCGATCCACCATGCACAGGGGCCGGACTGCTTCGGCTACCGCACCCCGCTGGACGCATACTCCCTGTCCTACCACAACTACTTCGGCTCGCTCATGGGCGCCCTGCCCAACGGACGCAAGGCTGGCGTGGCCCTGACCGACGGCAGCGTGTCCGCCATGCCCGGCACCGACCACGAAGGCATCACCGCCCTGATCAAATCCGGTGCGGAAGCCATCGACACGGTCCGCTACGGCGCGAACCACTTCAACGTGAAGCTGAATCCCTCGGTACTGGAAGGCCCTGTGGGCGCACGTACCCTGATCTCCCTGATCAAGACCTACTGCGACTTCGGCGGCTCCCACATCCAGTTCAACTGCGTCAGCTCCGACACCCTGAAGGACGCGCAGGCCAACCCGCAGGAATACACCGATCTGGTGGTTCGCGTGGCCGGGTTCAGCGCCTACTTCACCCGTCTGGATCGCGGCGTGCAGAACGAAATCATCAAGCGCACCGAATACGAAAACTAG
- a CDS encoding glycyl-radical enzyme activating protein — protein MSQGMVYNIQRMSIHDGPGLRTTVFLKGCPLQCLWCSNPESQKGTPQMMYFENMCTGCGACMEACPNGAVIALDGKFGRDVEKCTDCGKCAEVCPNKAREMSGKIMTVDEVMEVVRKDALFYENSGGGVTFGGGEPTAGGQFFLDMVQAVHDEGFHVTVDTCGVCPADRFDRTIELANLFLFDCKHMDPEQHKKLTGMDNTLVLRNMRAALSSDTQVRIRMPLMPDMNDSDENLAAMAEFFGEFGREEIEVMPCHAFGRNKYVALGKPVPAVSQYTPEELKVVLDRFARHGLKPVMV, from the coding sequence ATGAGTCAGGGAATGGTTTACAATATTCAGCGAATGTCGATTCATGACGGCCCGGGATTGCGGACCACGGTGTTTTTGAAAGGCTGCCCCCTGCAATGCCTGTGGTGCAGCAATCCGGAATCCCAGAAGGGCACGCCGCAGATGATGTATTTCGAAAACATGTGCACCGGTTGCGGCGCGTGCATGGAAGCCTGCCCCAACGGGGCCGTGATCGCTCTGGACGGCAAGTTCGGACGCGATGTGGAAAAATGTACGGACTGCGGCAAATGCGCCGAGGTCTGCCCGAACAAGGCCCGGGAAATGTCCGGAAAGATCATGACCGTGGACGAAGTCATGGAGGTGGTGCGCAAGGACGCGCTCTTCTATGAGAACTCCGGCGGCGGCGTGACCTTTGGCGGCGGCGAGCCCACGGCTGGCGGCCAATTCTTTCTGGACATGGTGCAGGCCGTGCACGACGAGGGCTTTCACGTGACCGTGGACACCTGCGGCGTATGCCCGGCGGACCGCTTCGACAGGACCATCGAACTGGCCAACCTGTTCCTGTTCGACTGCAAGCACATGGACCCGGAACAGCACAAGAAGCTGACCGGCATGGACAACACCCTTGTTCTGCGCAACATGCGCGCCGCCTTGAGTTCCGACACCCAGGTGCGCATCCGCATGCCTCTGATGCCGGACATGAACGATTCCGACGAAAACCTTGCCGCCATGGCCGAGTTCTTCGGCGAATTCGGCAGGGAGGAAATCGAAGTCATGCCGTGCCACGCCTTCGGGCGAAACAAGTACGTCGCATTGGGCAAACCGGTTCCGGCCGTGTCCCAGTACACTCCCGAGGAACTGAAGGTCGTTCTGGACCGCTTTGCCAGGCATGGGCTCAAGCCCGTCATGGTTTAA
- a CDS encoding sulfite exporter TauE/SafE family protein, with translation MSEYILFFFAWFVAAVINNIAGFGAALMAMPLVAYAIPLDIAVPSSTLLVLALSCQMGWSYRKHIQKAALQYICIGGIAGVAVGISVLQSVGNESLKLAMGLLLIAYALFSICWPAGLRKAHAINPRWGIVAGFASTVLGALFGFNGPPLAVFVSLTGWPKETVKGVLGVCFLLTGTLILTGQLIAGIHSLQTVTYFAVGCPAVLLGGGVGILLSRFIGQVAYQRILLILILVAGTSVAWSAI, from the coding sequence ATGTCAGAATACATCCTGTTCTTTTTCGCCTGGTTCGTGGCAGCCGTCATCAACAACATTGCCGGATTCGGGGCGGCCCTGATGGCCATGCCGCTTGTTGCCTACGCCATTCCTCTGGATATCGCCGTGCCCAGTTCCACGCTGCTCGTGCTCGCATTGAGCTGCCAGATGGGCTGGAGCTACAGAAAGCACATTCAGAAGGCGGCATTGCAGTACATCTGCATCGGTGGCATTGCCGGAGTGGCCGTCGGAATCAGCGTGCTGCAGAGCGTGGGCAACGAGTCGCTCAAGCTTGCCATGGGGCTTCTGCTGATCGCCTACGCCCTGTTTTCCATCTGCTGGCCTGCCGGGCTTCGGAAGGCTCATGCCATCAATCCCCGCTGGGGAATCGTGGCCGGATTCGCGTCCACGGTTCTGGGCGCGCTGTTCGGATTCAACGGGCCGCCGCTGGCCGTGTTCGTCTCGCTGACCGGATGGCCCAAGGAAACAGTCAAGGGCGTTCTGGGCGTATGCTTTCTTCTGACCGGAACGCTCATTTTGACCGGCCAATTGATTGCAGGCATTCACTCCCTGCAAACCGTCACGTATTTTGCGGTCGGCTGTCCGGCTGTCCTGCTCGGCGGCGGGGTGGGGATTCTGCTTTCCCGTTTCATCGGGCAGGTCGCCTATCAGCGCATCCTGCTGATTCTGATTCTGGTGGCCGGGACCAGCGTTGCGTGGTCTGCCATATAG
- a CDS encoding flavodoxin, with product MSKALVVYGSTTGNTESVADNIENVLKKGGWSVDVMDAADVSVDGMADGYDVVFLGSSTWGDDSIELQDDFVPIFDDLDKAGLKDRKVAVFGCGDSSYEFFCGAVDAIEEKSGKLGAILLGESLKIDGDPDMGDVTTWTEAVMAQA from the coding sequence ATGAGCAAGGCATTGGTCGTTTACGGTTCCACAACCGGCAATACCGAGAGTGTCGCGGACAATATTGAAAACGTCCTGAAAAAGGGGGGCTGGAGCGTCGATGTCATGGATGCGGCCGACGTGTCGGTCGATGGCATGGCCGATGGCTACGATGTGGTTTTTCTCGGTTCTTCCACATGGGGTGATGACTCCATTGAGCTGCAGGATGATTTTGTCCCGATTTTTGACGATCTGGACAAGGCGGGACTCAAGGACAGGAAGGTCGCAGTGTTCGGTTGCGGCGATTCCTCGTACGAGTTCTTTTGTGGAGCCGTGGATGCCATCGAGGAAAAATCCGGGAAGCTGGGTGCGATTCTGCTGGGTGAGTCCCTGAAGATCGATGGCGATCCGGACATGGGTGACGTGACGACATGGACCGAAGCCGTCATGGCGCAGGCCTAG
- a CDS encoding DUF4198 domain-containing protein — protein MKSIRLLPVAVVASLFFLVGADLARAHSLFIQSGRHRVSEGKKTPLFFAYGHHFPVDDGVRANKLAFVKVHDPAGNVMEFLPREETGLQSQMVEYDAPGVYVLTAETNPGHYTKWVDKAGRNRNSIKPMSAVRDRASEIVKSLYSKQYAKSYVRCGEPDGRFAGRVGLPLELVPMQDPTALKPGDTLDLMVFKDGKAFAGNGHWDATYGGYSTESEDLHHPGREVAGDSFRVLLDHPGKWFIRYYVKTDAAPDKVEEYMQLKQTATLVVLVPNERRQPRPEHH, from the coding sequence ATGAAATCGATCAGGTTGTTGCCGGTTGCCGTTGTGGCTTCCCTGTTTTTTCTCGTGGGTGCGGACCTGGCCCGGGCACATTCGCTTTTCATCCAGTCCGGGCGGCATCGTGTGTCCGAGGGCAAGAAAACGCCGCTGTTTTTTGCCTATGGGCATCATTTCCCTGTGGATGACGGGGTGCGCGCCAACAAGCTCGCCTTTGTCAAGGTGCATGATCCCGCCGGAAACGTGATGGAATTCCTGCCCCGCGAGGAAACCGGGCTGCAGTCGCAGATGGTGGAATATGATGCTCCGGGCGTATATGTGCTTACTGCGGAGACCAACCCCGGGCATTATACCAAATGGGTGGACAAGGCCGGAAGAAATCGCAATTCGATCAAGCCCATGAGCGCAGTCAGGGATCGGGCGTCCGAAATCGTCAAATCCCTGTACTCCAAGCAGTACGCCAAGTCCTATGTTCGTTGCGGCGAGCCGGACGGTCGGTTTGCGGGCCGTGTCGGCCTGCCGCTGGAATTGGTGCCCATGCAGGACCCCACAGCCCTGAAACCGGGGGACACGCTTGACCTGATGGTGTTCAAGGATGGCAAGGCCTTTGCCGGAAACGGGCATTGGGATGCCACGTATGGCGGGTATTCCACCGAATCCGAGGATTTGCATCATCCCGGCAGGGAAGTGGCCGGGGATTCCTTCAGGGTCCTGCTGGATCATCCCGGCAAATGGTTCATCCGGTACTATGTCAAGACGGATGCCGCGCCGGACAAGGTGGAGGAATACATGCAGCTCAAGCAGACCGCCACGCTGGTCGTGCTTGTTCCCAACGAGCGCAGGCAGCCGCGCCCGGAACATCATTGA